A window of Halobacillus naozhouensis genomic DNA:
AAAAGTGCAATTTTTTGAGGAAGCAGCACAAACGGATCACCCTAATACAGCTCGAATCAAAATTGGAGATGAACAGGATGAACTTGAACTTGTCGGGATCTCAATCGGCGGAGGAAAGGCTGAGATTACAGAGCTTAATGGTTTTGAGTTAAAGCTTTCTGGAAGCCACCCGGCGATTCTGCTCATTCATAATGATCGGTACGGGGCCATCGCCTCAGCTACAACCATATTGGCGAGCAATGAAATTAATATCGGCCGTATGGAAGTGTCAAGAAAAGGTGAGGGAGAACAGGCACTGATGGTGATCGAGGTGGATCAAAATATTGATGATTCGGTTTTAAGCGAATTAGAACGTGCAGATCATATTACCCAGGTCGCTAAAATATCAGACTAACCTAGAGAAAGGGGTAGTACTTTGTTTAAAAACGTTGCAGAATTAATACAACTTGCAGAAAGCAAAGGCGAAAAAATTTCAGAAATAATGATTCAGCAGGAAGCAGATGTTAAGCAAGTTTCAAGGGAAGAGATCTTCTCTCAAATGGAACGAAATCTGGCGGTCATGGAGAAAGCTGTTGAGGACGGCTTGAAAGGTGTAAAGTCTCACAGTGGATTAACCGGCGGCGATGCGGTTTTAATTCAGGACTATATGAGAGACCATGAGCCACTCTCTGGGAACTTATTAATGGATGCGGTTAGTAAGGCTGTTGCCACTAACGAAGTGAACGCAGCGATGGGAACGATTTGCGCCACTCCAACTGCAGGCAGCGCAGGCTGTGTTCCGGGAACATTGTTTGCTGTTAAAAATAAACTAAATCCTACCCGGGAACAAATGGTTCGCTATCTATTCACATTGGGAGCGTTTGGCTTTGTTGTTGCGAACAATGCATCCATCTCTGGTGCAGCAGGGGGCTGTCAGGCAGAAGTCGGTTCTGCTGCCGGAATGGCATCAGCAGCGATCGTAGAAATGGCTGGAGGAACACCAGCCCAGTCAGCTGAGGCGATGGCGATCACGCTTAAGAATATGCTTGGTCTCATTTGTGACCCTGTTGCTGGTTTAGTAGAAGTTCCCTGTGTGAAAAGGAATGCGATGGGAGCAACGAATGCGATTGTTTCAGCTGACATGGCTCTCGCAGGTGTCACGAGCCGTATCCCTTGTGATGAAGTCATCGATGCCATGTATAAAGTAGGTCAGCGGATGCCGACAGCCTTCCGCGAAACGGCTCAAGGCGGGCTCGCTGCTACGCCGACAGGAAAGCAGCTCGAAGCTAAAGTGTACGGCATGCCGCTCGAGAAAGAGTGAATTCCA
This region includes:
- the sdaAB gene encoding L-serine ammonia-lyase, iron-sulfur-dependent subunit beta; amino-acid sequence: MKYRSVFDIIGPVMIGPSSSHTAGAARIGRAARHLFGREPHYANIHLYGSFKETYKGHGTDVAIVGGLLDYDTDDTRMSKSLDTAREKGIKVQFFEEAAQTDHPNTARIKIGDEQDELELVGISIGGGKAEITELNGFELKLSGSHPAILLIHNDRYGAIASATTILASNEINIGRMEVSRKGEGEQALMVIEVDQNIDDSVLSELERADHITQVAKISD
- the sdaAA gene encoding L-serine ammonia-lyase, iron-sulfur-dependent, subunit alpha, translating into MFKNVAELIQLAESKGEKISEIMIQQEADVKQVSREEIFSQMERNLAVMEKAVEDGLKGVKSHSGLTGGDAVLIQDYMRDHEPLSGNLLMDAVSKAVATNEVNAAMGTICATPTAGSAGCVPGTLFAVKNKLNPTREQMVRYLFTLGAFGFVVANNASISGAAGGCQAEVGSAAGMASAAIVEMAGGTPAQSAEAMAITLKNMLGLICDPVAGLVEVPCVKRNAMGATNAIVSADMALAGVTSRIPCDEVIDAMYKVGQRMPTAFRETAQGGLAATPTGKQLEAKVYGMPLEKE